In Spirochaetaceae bacterium, the following proteins share a genomic window:
- a CDS encoding ribbon-helix-helix domain-containing protein — MVRTQIQLPDALYEEVKRVAREREMSLAEVVRRGVEYITQVYPPLADGEPWCPPEPSDLGPFKAPEEDWRLIVNDPAPDG; from the coding sequence ATGGTGCGGACGCAGATCCAGCTTCCGGATGCGCTGTACGAGGAAGTGAAGCGCGTAGCGCGCGAGCGGGAGATGTCGCTGGCGGAAGTGGTGCGCCGCGGCGTCGAGTACATCACGCAGGTGTACCCGCCGCTGGCGGACGGAGAGCCGTGGTGTCCGCCGGAGCCAAGCGACCTCGGCCCGTTCAAGGCGCCGGAGGAGGATTGGCGGCTGATCGTGAACGACCCCGCCCCGGACGGTTGA
- a CDS encoding PIN domain-containing protein translates to MLAIDTNLLVYAQNTRAPQHDAARAFVTGCRDREIVICELVLVELYLVLRSAAIVSRPLGAAEAAAVCTRYRNNARWRLVECAPVMGDVWRRAGGAGFARREIIDTRLALTLRHHGVTEFATANTRHFEEFGFSRVWNPVAAAGAEPNA, encoded by the coding sequence GTGCTGGCCATCGACACCAACCTGCTGGTGTACGCGCAAAACACCCGCGCCCCGCAACACGACGCCGCGCGGGCGTTCGTCACCGGCTGCCGGGATCGCGAGATCGTCATCTGCGAACTGGTGCTGGTCGAACTGTACCTGGTCTTGCGCAGTGCGGCGATCGTCTCCCGTCCGCTTGGCGCGGCGGAGGCGGCCGCCGTGTGTACCCGCTACCGCAACAACGCGCGTTGGCGCCTGGTCGAGTGCGCCCCGGTGATGGGTGACGTATGGCGGCGCGCGGGCGGCGCCGGGTTCGCACGGCGCGAGATCATCGATACCCGGTTGGCGCTGACGTTGCGCCACCACGGTGTCACCGAGTTCGCCACGGCGAATACGCGGCACTTCGAAGAGTTCGGATTCTCGCGCGTGTGGAACCCGGTGGCGGCGGCAGGTGCGGAGCCGAACGCGTGA